CATGTTGTTGAGGTTAACTCAGGGCATGAGTCTTTCTGgcacaattgcaaaaataatagccCAGCTTTTAGGTGGGATTGTGATGTTTTCAAGCAGGGAATCTCTTCTGCTACAGAAAAAGTGAATCCTTGTTGTTTTTGAGAAATGTACTATTTGGTGTAATGTagttaatttgtctttttaataagGCATTGATCATGGAGTCATGTTAACATTAGGTTAAGTGGTTCAGTGGATTTATTCTCCTTAAGGCCCCggtatacttcatatgaaatcgaagaaagaacaggtttgatgtcaatcagaacaaaatctggccaaaaaagaggtgtttttgagtttgttttggtggtacgtaacagctcgccagggcgaacttttcttcccaatttggcatgcccaattcccaatgcgctctgagtcctcgtggtggcgtagtgactcacctcaatccgggtggcagaggacgaatctcagttgcctccgcgtctgagaccgtcaatccacgcatcttatcacgtggcttgttgagcacattaccacggagacgtagcgcgtgtggagacccACACTATaatccgcggcatccacacacaactcaccatgcaccccaccaagagcgagaaccacacattatagcgaccacgaggaggttaccacacgtgactctaccctccctagcaaccgggccaatttggttgcttaggagacctggctggagtaactcagcatgccctggattcgaacttgtgactccaggggtgggagtcagcgtcaatactcgctgagcatcCCAGGCCCCCACCAGGGCAAACTTTTAAGAAAACTTctgaccggctgctaaacacattcatactgccattggtccacgtcatcggtaggtgtgaccttgagctccacctaccttgaaaCCGTCAGCTAATTCTGTTTACGTACTTTAGTAAGTCAAaaacagtcaacatgaacacaccagcgtgTAGAGTTATgagtgagctggtgcaaatttacctacatctgtatgatcgttcacATAGAGACATAGAGATTATTTGAATAGATTTGATGTCTTTTGTAGACTCGTTAAACAAGAACATGACACGTTCTTGTTTAATGAGTCTACAAAAGACATCAGATCtattcaaatactctcaagtgcccattcactcacatgccatctgcagcgaaagctattcacacatctgcccaaagatatgactctcttatcatcattcttttgtctgttttttccccattaacactcttttatacacccaatttgcagtagtatcatcataaattacaataacagagtgtaatcggcacatattgTGGCTGTGTATGTGTTGTTAGCTCAAtagctccatgaattcagaatgtaaacatgacaaataaaacattttctactgcaattattttactttaaataatcatcgagtggttaaaactgcttcttttactgacctaatgtgaattctactcataaaatAAGGCACAAAGTcatgataacacattttattgtcacattagttaaggttttacatgtcgtcttgagcgtcctcatttttaaatgtacctctaaaagctgtcccacagtggtgtggcagGAGTCTGTCTGAATTTTTGccaacagtataccgttgctagGCTGTTTCAAACTTATTTTCTCCCCTGAACGAAGAAAAACTTCtacggaagtatatcggggcctttagcAGGTTGCTCTTTGTACGGTTACTTTAGCTTCTAAGCTCCAATGGTACAGATATTCCAGTTGAATTCCGactcacaagctctcaatttgattccgattcgatattgattcatttgggaatatttcagttagatttaaatattttatttacaagGAAATCAAAATAATGACTTGACATTATTTTGTTTCTCTACTGgcaactacaaaaaaaataaaaaattacatcgaAAAGTCATTAAATGTATCTCACCTCCTGGCCGTTCATGATTTCTATCTGAATGTAGCAGCATTGCAATAGGCATTCCTACATTCTTGGAACGTCCAACAACAAGCACATTTTTTCCAACGGTATCAATGCCTGAACAAAAAAAGGAAAGACAAATAAATGGATTCATATAATGACTCACACACTGAGCCAAGGGACAACGCCTATAGCAAAACGAATATGTAAAAATCTGAGCATGAATACCTCTGAATTTTGCACAGCACGGACAAATCATCAAAACACAGATACAATTGCAGAACAGTGCTTTTCAACATGTAATGTCTTGCTGTGGGCAATATATAAACTGCCATAAGATACTGTTGCTACACCTGTTCTGAGTCTAAATGATATTCTAGCTAAACAACGTAATCATAGCCAACCAAATCAAATCTCTGTTCGGGATGCAATAGGAGAAGTATGAGAAACTGAGAGTATTTACATCTTGAAAACATTATAAGAAAACTTTGATCTCAATTCTCTGAAAGTTTTATCACAGACCCGTTCTTCTGATGATTTCCCACACTGCCGCTGCTGTGGCCGGCACCATGCATCTCTGATCCAAGCAGAGTTTCCCAATGTTAACTATGTGAAATCCATCAACATCTTTTTCTGGGGCGACAGCATTGCATACGGCTCTCTCACTGATGTGCTCTGAGTAAGAGAGATAAATACTTTCAGTATGTGAATTCATCACTATTGCAAACCTGAAACTATAGCTACCTGAAtcagatatatacagtatgcttttCTTCCACCTAAAGAAAAGAATATACATAACACACATCTTCAAGTCATCATTAGCTTTTGCttgtttcattaaatacagtGAAGAATGAAGATCCTATAATGttgtatgcaaataaaacaaagcACAGACCCAATTCAAATTTGCCACTGCAACACATGCAATAGAGACAACATTTGAGGAGAACACTGAAtgataacaaaaaaatatataatttagggGATTCACACATTGATGTAGACATGTCCCTTCAACCCCCACCCCCACAGTGGTCAATAAATCTGGGTTTGTCAGTGACTAATTTTTAACCTTTTACATTTGCTCCCCtaatcttgaatatttggttacgtCTTTAGATATGGATGACATGGAACCAAGCTGCAAAGGATGAACTGATCAAAACTGGCAATACTGTACCTGGAAGAGGGAGCTGGACCAATAACCCACTGACGCCCCTGTTTCTGTTACATTTGTCTATCAGTTCCAGCAGCTCTTCCTGAGATATTGATGATGGCCTGAAAATTGTGCTGCTTGACATGCCTTAAAACAAGCAAAGTACAATTCAAGGAAGTGTTTAAATCACAGGGAGTCAGATAAATGACGCTAACGCTTTGGTCAACTCATGTAATGTTCTAATTTCACATCTCCAAATTTAAATGAAATCCTAGATTGCAAATAGTTCACGGCTCATCGTATGAGTGtttcagctatatatatatatatatatatatcttttcttCTGCTCTAACTTCTGTACTACCCCACTTACAATGAACTTAGCAGTGCAATACTGCAGTTATTGTTGGCTTTTGTATTACAAATTGCTAACTTTTCTAATTTTCAGACTTTTAgaaaagtcgctttggataaaagcatcttctaaatgacaatgtaaatgtTTGCTGTGATGTACTGAACATTGTTGTGGTGAATTCTTTCTGAGGACTTAAATCTGTAATCAAGGTAATGTTACTGTATGTAGCTAGCTAAcatagatgtgttttttttttttctctcaaaattgCAAGAATGAAATCGTGATGGTCGTAGAAGCATCAGTTAGAATGGGATGAAAATGATAAACCAGTCAATAATGTTTTGCACCGTATGCCATCCTACTTTTTTCTGCAAaagtgtatttatgaatttatagctGTCATGAAGTTATATAAGCTGTACAATTTCCAGCtagatatatacattttattatttctgttCTGGAACATATAAAACCTCtttgccaaaaataaaatgtatatcatTTTTGTGGTGGGGTAAAAAGATTGTGTGAAAACAGGCTAGACAAGGcgagcacacacaaaaaaaaaaaccttactgttaaaatagttcacccaaaaatgaaaattatctcatcatttactcaccctcatgccatcccagacgtttaagacgaattgccaaaaaacaaaacaagaggaatgtggaagtgaaagtagatatgtatagtaaaaaattacttaaacatggatctatttctcaccaacaTTAattaaattgcttctgaagacatagatttaacaactggagtcgtatggattacttttatgctgcctttatgtcctttttggagcttcaaagttctagccaccattcatttgcattgtatggaccaacagagctaaaacattcttcaaaaaatctttatttgtgttcagcagaagaaagttttacacatctgggattaatctggagtaaatgataagagaatgtttatttttggtgaactatcccttatagCTCTAAAGTTGTATCTACTtcaaacgtgtttttttttttcttcatgtacagaataaaagtttatgttgattacAGTATTTTGCGTTTTTGCTTACCAAGTAATGAAGCTGTTCTGGTCTTGTTTCTCACGTAAGTGTGGCTGGCGTGATCATCTCCCACTAGGATAACACTAAGATGAGGCCTCCTGTTGCCTTGGGCCAATAGCTTTGCAATATCACTCTGGACTTCTTTATGTATCTGACGAGCGAGTTCTGTCCCCGAGACCACAGTGGCAACATGTCTACAGTGACAAACATAACATACATGTGCAACAACACACTGAGCTTGATATGGACGGAAAATCCACTCGGTCAAAACCGTTATAATGCATCGGCAATGTAAAATTCTGTATCCGTCATTTAGCCAAAGCAACTCATACTAGACAGCGTCAATGACACCGCAAGGTGGCGGAATATTCAAATGCACGCAATTCATTCATTTCATCAATACATCGTTTTAACTGAAACGTCTATATGTACTGTAGCTTGCTGCCATGTGTATTTAGCTTCACGGTCAATACTATGTATGTCCAGAAGATGTGCTACTCAAAAAGAAGACACGTATGGTTTACATAAAAGCATGCAACCTTTGTTTGTCTTTAGTGAGGTTAAGTCCTAACCTTATAAGTGAGTGACATATGCTTCGCCGGTTGACTGTTTTCATGTAAATCCATCGTTTTGATCGTTGGCAATGATGAAAATATGAGGTTAATGGTTGCATTCTAGTATAATTCACTATATATGCAACTGGAGCTGCCATAGCCAATATGATAACCACCTGCGCCTCACACAGCTCGCGCGTGCGCGTCACACAACAAAAGTGTTTCCGGTTCtgtgcaaaaacacacacatacacaaacgttTCTAAAACATAATTTGTACTAGCATCTCTATGCAATAGACATACAAAATACGAATGTAAAAGTTACAATTGAGTGTATACAAATACATAAACCTGCCAGGAAATCCCGCAAACTCGGATCTAAAACCCAGCACAGATCTTAACGTAATCAGAGCAGACATATAATCAGGCATCTGGTATAAAGATCATGCAATCAGCCCCTCTTGACAAATAACTGCTCACATTGTACTCATCTTTCTCCTTTGTCACTCAGTAGCCTATGCTGCTGTCCattcagatgtgggatattcctacttgatatctccgatctccgactaTAAATGCAtcccattgccagatgctcggaagatgacgtgtaaaagaaacaaaactgcaacgctcccgttagcttagcaggtgtttgactgtcaccagagatgtctaacccaattcataaaccatttgcaacgctagcatttgtgctacaggtgtacggttatcaaaagagagtataatatacaatgtttatacacctgtttctgtaggcttttgttaaacaagcttcaaTATCATGTAGCCTAATGCAGGAACTtagactcatttatcaatattacataataaaagtgaatgtttagcaCTTTGTACATTTccctgacatgtttgtgtgacgtcacgcacctgcatctcggcgaaatgtgagttgaaaatttccgcacgagtttcccaCTTCCCAGTTGGAATTCCGACTTTAATTGGAGTTGCATTTTTCCTAGTAGGAatttggaaaatccgactttccgagttgaagggAACGCAGCATTAGTCTACTTGCTTTGCATTGTTTTCTTTCCAGGCCATTTATCAAAGCATTGAATCTTAATATAACTTTTTGCTGCTCCGAAACTTAAGACTATaggttttaaagaaatgttcactGTAAAAATTCAAAGATATTCCAGGCACCATTTGGGGTTTCCTATTTGCCACACTGGTGTAGCCCTCTGGAGATCCACCACACAATCTTTAAAGGAGCCTCAAATATCCTATTTATGGATTCAGGTAAGGAACTTCAATGATGAGGTTACTGAAGGAACAGTTGACAATCTTCAGAGATGACAGAGTTCTTTCAAGAAGCAGGATAAGAGTAAGTTTCTTAGAGAACTAAAAGAGTGCTTGGCGGATCTGCAGAGAGTACCACAGGGGTGGCAGCTGTGAAACTCCAAATGGTGCCTTTCTTTCTATCCTAAGATCAGCAGAACTAACCCAAATACATCCTTACATAACCCAGGGCAGACTACAACTCGCACTCCATACCCTGAGCTGTGCTCAGATTCATATAGCCATGTGTTCTATTGCATTCTTTAAGCTTGTATTAAGCCCATTGGTTTGACTTTTGCAGAATATGCTGCatatggaagtgtgtgtgtgtgtgtttattttacatttattttatgtccTGATCATTTTAATGACGCAAAATAACTAGGTAACTGGGTTAATGTTTTTGCAGTACAAATATTCTTGGACAGAGACCGAACTGGCCAAtgaataaagtgtttttttttttttaagctctaGCTCTTTAGTATGGGAGGAGGGAGGAGGTCAAGCTTATTGTATATGACCCAATTAGAATTCACCAAAAACCAGTAGCCTGCTCTAATTAATGCCTGAATCATATCTTAGACAATGCTTGTCCTATTCATAATTCAGAGCAAATGACTACCTATATCTGAACTTTTGTTAAAGCTATTTCTACACTGTTAAAGATTTTCtcgtaaaaaaacagtaaagaactggcagcagggttgccagcatgttactgtaaaattaacagtgtcttgctgttgctgaaattaacagctagatactgtttttacagctacagtatacaactgtaatttagcagcatatagctgtcaaattacatactatctactgttgttgaaattaacagctatgttcccagcatgcactgcggcatgaagaaattacttcgattttttactatttactggtttattttgacgttgtttttgttgtagtctaagttacttgtattttaatgttcagcttttacttttttacataaaagtatgtttgttaattgtcaccattgttgcgttttgtatgccgagagttgatatcTGCGTGACTTGATAAAAACTTAAGTTATGCTATAAGTTCATCAGAAacatcaaacattcattttgctagtaacattttgctgaaatatcctttactgtttttgcgtttatgtgtaatgcatcactattgccacataaaGTGCTATTTGCAAGGAAGGATCAGATATTCAATCTGatcttaggttttgtcttccaagtagcacagtgcaacaacttgtgttttacttaaacataaaCTGACTGACTGGAAgatcataatataataatacaggtgcatctcaataaattagaatgtcatggaaaagttcatttatttcagtaattcaactcaaattgtgaaactcgtgtattaaataaattcaatgcacacagactgaagtagtttaagtctttggttcttttaattgtgatgattttggctcacatttaacaaaaacccaccaattcactatctcaaaaaattagaatacatcataagaccaataaaaaaaacatttttagtgaattgttggccttctggaaagtatgttcatttactgtatatgtactcaatacttggtaggggctcattttattttaattacagcctcaattcggcgtggcatggaggtgatcagtttgtggcactgctgaggtggtatggaagcccaggtttctttgacagtggccttcagctcatctgcattttttggtctcttgtttctcattttcctcttgacaataccccatagattctctatggggttcaggtctggtgagtttgctggccagtcaagcacaccaacaccatggtcatttaaccaacttttggtgcttttggcagtgtgggcaggtgccaaatcctgctggaaaatgaaatcagcatctttaaaaagctggtcagcagaaggaagcatgaagtgctccaaaatatcttggtaaatgggtgcagtgactttggttttcaaaaaacacaatggaccaacaccagcagatgacattgcaccccaaatcatcacagactgtggaaacttaacactggacttcaagcaacttgggctatgagcttctccatccttcctccagactctaggaccttggtttccaaatgaaatacaaaacttgctctcatctgaaaagaggactttggaccactgggcaacagtccagttcttcttctccttagcccaggtaagacgcctctgacgttgtctgtggttcaggagtggcttaacaagaggaatacgacaactgtagccaaattccttgacatgtctgtgtgtggtggctcttgatgccttgaccccagcctcagtccattccttgtgaagttcacccaaattcttgaatcgattttgctggacaatcataaggctgcggttctctcggttggttgtgcatctttttcttccacactttttccttccactcaactttctgttaacatgcttggatacagcactctgtgaacagccagcttctttggtaatgaatgtttgtggcttaccctccttgtgaagggtgtcagtgattgtcttctggacaactgtcagatcagcagtcttccccatgattgtgtagcctagtgaaccaaactgagagaccattttgaaggctcaggaaaactttgcaggtgttttgagttgattagctgattgacatgtcaccatattctaattttttgagatagtgaattggtgggtttttgttaaatgtgagccaaaatcatcacaattaaaagaaccaaagacttaaactacttcagtctgtgtgcattgaattaatttaatacacgagtttcacaatttgagttgaattactgaaataaatgaacttttccacgacattctaatttattgagatgcacctgtaaagaaggtccaaggtgccagctcaagagaacactaatcacaataataattataattataattttctttatttatcacacattatacatttgcacatatacagtgaaattcttctttttcacatatcccagctaggctggggtcagagtgcagggtcaataATGGTGActccaaacaaaacacaaatattgataacaaaacaaaaacaataattaaactaagacttctattaagtccgGATCAAAACGTTTGtacgtgttttttatttttattttttacaatttttgtagtcccaatgcattgccaaagcatacatacttattcaagcgcaaaggcttatgggtatgtcaccattataacccacaatgcagtgctatactgt
This sequence is a window from Myxocyprinus asiaticus isolate MX2 ecotype Aquarium Trade chromosome 33, UBuf_Myxa_2, whole genome shotgun sequence. Protein-coding genes within it:
- the LOC127424384 gene encoding bifunctional methylenetetrahydrofolate dehydrogenase/cyclohydrolase 2, mitochondrial-like isoform X3, whose translation is MSLSSCIRLHDIEACLTKAYRNRHVATVVSGTELARQIHKEVQSDIAKLLAQGNRRPHLSVILVGDDHASHTYVRNKTRTASLLGMSSSTIFRPSSISQEELLELIDKCNRNRGVSGLLVQLPLPEHISERAVCNAVAPEKDVDGFHIVNIGKLCLDQRCMVPATAAAVWEIIRRTGIDTVGKNVLVVGRSKNVGMPIAMLLHSDRNHERPGGDATVIIAHRCTPLLRLKELASLADVVIAAAGVPHLITADMVKEGAAVIDVGINRIQDSDTGKIRLVGDVDFEAVKEKAGFITPVPGGVGPMTIAMVMKNTVTAAKNAPTY
- the LOC127424384 gene encoding bifunctional methylenetetrahydrofolate dehydrogenase/cyclohydrolase 2, mitochondrial-like isoform X1: MAAPVAYIVNYTRMQPLTSYFHHCQRSKRWIYMKTVNRRSICHSLIRHVATVVSGTELARQIHKEVQSDIAKLLAQGNRRPHLSVILVGDDHASHTYVRNKTRTASLLGMSSSTIFRPSSISQEELLELIDKCNRNRGVSGLLVQLPLPEHISERAVCNAVAPEKDVDGFHIVNIGKLCLDQRCMVPATAAAVWEIIRRTGIDTVGKNVLVVGRSKNVGMPIAMLLHSDRNHERPGGDATVIIAHRCTPLLRLKELASLADVVIAAAGVPHLITADMVKEGAAVIDVGINRIQDSDTGKIRLVGDVDFEAVKEKAGFITPVPGGVGPMTIAMVMKNTVTAAKNAPTY
- the LOC127424384 gene encoding bifunctional methylenetetrahydrofolate dehydrogenase/cyclohydrolase 2, mitochondrial-like isoform X2, with the protein product MAAPVAYIVNYTRMQPLTSYFHHCQRSKRWIYMKTVNRRSICHSLIRHVATVVSGTELARQIHKEVQSDIAKLLAQGNRRPHLSVILVGDDHASHTYVRNKTRTASLLGMSSSTIFRPSSISQEELLELIDKCNRNRGVSGLLVQLPLPEHISERAVCNAVAPEKDVDGFHIVNIGKLCLDQRCMVPATAAAVWEIIRRTGIDTVGKNVLVVGRSKNVGMPIAMLLHSDRNHERPGGDATVIIAHRCTPLLRLKELASLADVVIAAAGVPHLITADMVKEGAAVIDVGINRIQDSDTGKIRLVGDVDFEVKEKAGFITPVPGGVGPMTIAMVMKNTVTAAKNAPTY
- the LOC127424384 gene encoding bifunctional methylenetetrahydrofolate dehydrogenase/cyclohydrolase 2, mitochondrial-like isoform X4; its protein translation is MSTIHVATVVSGTELARQIHKEVQSDIAKLLAQGNRRPHLSVILVGDDHASHTYVRNKTRTASLLGMSSSTIFRPSSISQEELLELIDKCNRNRGVSGLLVQLPLPEHISERAVCNAVAPEKDVDGFHIVNIGKLCLDQRCMVPATAAAVWEIIRRTGIDTVGKNVLVVGRSKNVGMPIAMLLHSDRNHERPGGDATVIIAHRCTPLLRLKELASLADVVIAAAGVPHLITADMVKEGAAVIDVGINRIQDSDTGKIRLVGDVDFEAVKEKAGFITPVPGGVGPMTIAMVMKNTVTAAKNAPTY